In Aquiflexum balticum DSM 16537, a single genomic region encodes these proteins:
- a CDS encoding translocation/assembly module TamB domain-containing protein has protein sequence MGITIGIILILVIAILLFIRSPWGQDILVGKATSFISKKTGTIVNIERLFITFKGDLSLEGLYLEDLEGDTLIYSKLLETGISFIPLIKNGDIEISKLEWEGVTAKVKRDSVSQNFNFNFLLEAFISAPDEQEETVEQEQPQSFPLISLGPVDLSDFKLVYEDQVLGIETNAFWDEIRVRMDHLDLNKMDFGIQEILISAAKIDYFQSKPFVSVDTVDTDTSIPLPLIVLDNLRIEQTELNYHSIPDGIIAGIYLDEFGAVLPEGNLEDQKILLKSIFLSNSSIALEISPSESGENEINTQSPTEPFDWPDWWVEVGDIDFQNNDFDYKISGAKVQKGIFNPDAIQLNGFDFSAQNIFLKDKSTGGKINGAAFEEGSGLSLKSLQADISADDQKLNLDSFSIKTGETNLAGNLSLNYLNLGSLINAPEKSSFDLRISEFRTNASEAAFFVPELKKEIYFQELVKNGLKASGRINGSLQKVQVPKFEVLYGNFTSLNLDAALIENTLDIDNVRFDLPTLVIQTGKDAIIPYVGDLEFDLPENMKLQAAAKGGMDDLILDLYLATSDGDVFLEGVYKNDEVYFLESNWGMSEFDLGKILKMPELLPISLKSTIEGKGKDLKDIDGLMTLDIEKLNWYDFDYSPLNFKATAKDGIANLEMDFLNEALDFDVNLTAVLDTLDQDLNLFVDLKKFHTQAFGLTKQDINTKFQITGSLEGNFDDFKASLSIDEGYFFYDKKAFPMGRVVLQSELSDQLSSLQINSDFLNGLFSVNGSIANLLQSLEAYFEEVIAGNTELMISDDLVAKGEFTFQSTPFLDQLLIGGIEKLDSVSIDFEFLSAEKSLNSSISVPLFQYNSSKVESFELSINGEENKLQFITGFDSLSYNPINMGETELKGFYQDGILNLDFLSLKDDNPLIQVGSELFWQNDSLSLLIQPENLILNGLSWQIPENNKVIYTSNHLAFQNFNFSRGDQQLKISNGESEASKEQIDIRFQNFEIITFTGFLNPIDPVLNGIVDGSFIIENPFEAIGLLADLNIREFIVLDIPLGKLDLLAEAETLNSYGLNISLSEGDIEANVVGTFVADTVSSDLDLDLDLKALKLGLIEAFSGSELKNSKGYLSGNIKLEGTLQEPVYSGDLFFKEAEFLVSSINAKFSLPDERIQINNSGLVFNDFSIKDEAGASFVINGNLITEDISDIGFDLKLETKNFQIINSSREDNDLFFGRANVDLDMKIGGSLSLPVIDVILKVNRGTEMTLIIPEDQLDYLERTGVVLFVNHQDPYDILYKRDSEITAQGIQGFDIKANLQVDPQTVINMIVDERTNDNLRIQGQADLNMIMNPNGDISLSGRYEVKSGHYELNLFGLVSRRFLLAEGSTVIWTGNMLDANLNITAIYNVRTSPAELMQAQLSGTDTQTRSQFRQVLPFMVYLKINGEMLQPEISFELDMAEQDRGAFDGNVYSMIQQVNQREDELNKQVFSLLVLNQFFPMVGNDGSSGGSVNLARSSVSQILSSQLNTFSDRLFGNSGFSVDFDLDSYTDYQSGAAEDRTQLNVAAKQTLMDDRLVISVGGQVDVEGGNQQPGQGNAVFGDVSLEYLLDQRGRWRVKTFRKNQFESVIDGQLIITGISFIFNKEFNSFTELWKRADLEKSASDDTKGKEENKEEINDKSPEGRFEEENELEN, from the coding sequence TTGGGAATCACCATCGGTATTATATTGATTTTGGTGATAGCAATTCTTTTGTTTATTAGAAGCCCTTGGGGTCAGGATATATTGGTTGGAAAAGCCACTTCATTTATATCTAAAAAAACAGGGACCATTGTCAATATAGAAAGGTTATTCATCACATTTAAGGGGGATTTGAGCTTGGAGGGTCTTTACCTGGAAGATTTGGAAGGAGATACCTTGATTTATTCTAAATTACTGGAAACAGGTATTTCATTTATTCCACTAATAAAAAACGGTGATATTGAGATTTCCAAACTGGAGTGGGAGGGGGTGACCGCTAAAGTAAAAAGAGACAGTGTCAGCCAAAATTTTAATTTTAATTTTTTATTAGAGGCCTTTATTTCGGCACCTGATGAACAGGAAGAAACCGTTGAGCAGGAACAGCCTCAATCCTTTCCACTGATTTCATTGGGTCCGGTTGATTTATCGGATTTTAAGCTTGTTTACGAAGATCAGGTCTTGGGGATTGAGACAAATGCCTTTTGGGATGAAATCAGAGTCAGAATGGATCATTTGGATCTGAATAAAATGGATTTTGGAATTCAGGAAATCCTTATTTCAGCTGCAAAAATTGATTATTTTCAGTCCAAACCTTTTGTTTCAGTTGATACAGTTGATACGGATACATCCATACCCTTGCCATTGATCGTATTGGATAATCTCAGGATTGAACAAACAGAGCTCAATTATCATTCTATTCCTGACGGTATTATCGCAGGGATTTATTTGGATGAGTTTGGTGCTGTTCTTCCCGAGGGAAATTTGGAAGACCAGAAAATCCTGCTAAAATCAATTTTTTTATCCAATTCCAGCATTGCTCTTGAAATCAGCCCTTCTGAATCAGGGGAAAATGAAATCAATACCCAATCTCCAACAGAACCATTTGATTGGCCTGATTGGTGGGTCGAGGTTGGAGACATTGATTTTCAAAACAATGATTTTGATTATAAAATTTCAGGAGCTAAAGTCCAGAAAGGAATCTTTAATCCCGATGCGATACAGCTGAACGGCTTTGACTTTTCTGCACAAAATATTTTTCTAAAAGATAAAAGTACCGGTGGAAAAATTAATGGAGCAGCTTTTGAAGAAGGCAGCGGTCTCTCTCTTAAAAGCCTTCAAGCAGATATTTCCGCAGATGATCAAAAGTTAAATCTGGATTCTTTTTCAATAAAAACCGGTGAGACAAATCTGGCAGGTAATCTTTCTTTGAATTATCTCAATTTGGGAAGCCTGATTAATGCTCCGGAAAAGTCCTCTTTTGATTTACGGATATCGGAGTTCAGAACAAATGCTTCTGAAGCTGCCTTTTTTGTTCCTGAATTAAAAAAGGAAATATACTTTCAAGAACTGGTAAAAAACGGATTAAAAGCTTCAGGTAGGATTAATGGAAGTTTACAAAAAGTACAAGTTCCTAAGTTTGAAGTTCTATATGGAAATTTCACCTCTCTGAATCTTGATGCTGCTTTGATTGAGAATACGCTGGATATAGATAATGTCCGTTTTGATCTACCGACCTTGGTGATTCAAACTGGTAAAGATGCCATTATCCCCTATGTTGGAGATCTTGAATTTGATCTTCCTGAAAATATGAAACTCCAGGCTGCCGCAAAAGGTGGAATGGATGACCTGATTCTTGATTTATATTTGGCCACAAGTGATGGTGATGTTTTTTTGGAAGGTGTTTATAAAAACGACGAGGTTTACTTTTTGGAATCTAATTGGGGTATGAGTGAATTTGATTTGGGAAAAATTTTGAAAATGCCTGAATTACTGCCGATAAGTCTGAAATCTACTATTGAAGGAAAAGGTAAAGACCTAAAGGATATTGATGGTTTGATGACCTTGGATATTGAGAAATTAAATTGGTATGATTTTGATTACTCTCCATTGAATTTCAAGGCTACTGCAAAGGATGGAATTGCAAATCTTGAAATGGATTTTTTAAATGAAGCTCTTGATTTTGATGTAAACCTTACTGCGGTATTGGATACCTTGGATCAGGATTTGAATTTATTTGTTGATTTAAAGAAATTCCATACTCAGGCTTTTGGTTTGACCAAGCAGGATATCAATACCAAGTTTCAGATTACGGGTTCGTTAGAAGGGAATTTTGATGATTTCAAAGCTTCCTTAAGTATTGACGAGGGGTATTTCTTTTATGATAAAAAGGCTTTTCCAATGGGGAGAGTGGTGCTGCAAAGTGAGCTTTCGGACCAACTTTCTTCTTTACAGATCAACTCAGATTTTTTAAATGGACTGTTTTCAGTGAACGGTTCTATTGCAAACCTGCTCCAATCTCTTGAAGCATACTTTGAGGAAGTAATTGCCGGTAATACTGAATTAATGATTTCGGATGATTTGGTAGCTAAGGGGGAGTTCACCTTTCAGAGCACTCCATTTCTTGATCAGCTTTTGATTGGAGGAATTGAGAAATTGGATAGTGTCTCCATTGATTTTGAATTTCTCTCTGCAGAAAAATCACTCAATTCCTCGATTTCCGTACCCTTGTTCCAATATAATTCTTCAAAAGTGGAGTCTTTTGAATTGTCGATCAATGGTGAAGAAAATAAACTTCAATTCATAACAGGTTTTGACTCACTTTCTTATAATCCCATCAATATGGGAGAAACTGAATTGAAAGGTTTTTATCAGGATGGTATTTTGAATCTTGACTTTTTGTCCCTAAAAGATGATAATCCTTTAATCCAGGTCGGCTCCGAACTTTTTTGGCAAAACGATAGTCTGAGCTTACTTATTCAACCCGAAAATCTGATTTTGAACGGTTTAAGTTGGCAAATCCCTGAGAATAACAAAGTCATTTATACGTCAAACCACCTGGCTTTTCAGAATTTTAATTTCTCAAGAGGGGATCAGCAGTTAAAGATTTCCAATGGAGAGAGTGAAGCGTCAAAAGAACAGATTGATATCCGCTTTCAAAATTTTGAAATAATAACCTTTACAGGATTTTTAAATCCAATAGATCCTGTTTTAAACGGCATAGTAGACGGTAGCTTTATTATTGAAAATCCTTTCGAAGCTATAGGATTATTGGCAGACCTAAATATCAGAGAATTTATTGTCTTGGATATTCCACTTGGAAAACTGGATTTGTTGGCTGAAGCCGAAACTTTGAACAGTTACGGACTCAATATTTCATTGAGTGAAGGTGATATCGAGGCAAATGTCGTAGGAACATTTGTGGCCGATACCGTCAGCAGTGACCTGGATTTGGATTTGGACCTCAAAGCTTTGAAATTAGGATTGATTGAGGCATTTTCCGGGAGTGAACTGAAAAATTCCAAAGGGTATCTGTCTGGCAATATCAAGTTGGAAGGTACTTTGCAAGAACCGGTTTATTCAGGAGATTTGTTTTTCAAAGAGGCAGAGTTTTTGGTTTCCAGTATCAATGCGAAGTTTTCCTTACCGGATGAAAGGATTCAGATCAATAATTCCGGCTTGGTTTTCAATGATTTCTCTATCAAAGATGAAGCGGGTGCGTCTTTTGTGATCAATGGAAATCTCATCACAGAGGATATTTCAGATATCGGTTTTGATTTAAAACTGGAAACCAAAAATTTTCAGATTATAAATTCGTCCAGGGAGGACAATGATCTTTTCTTCGGGCGAGCTAATGTGGATTTGGACATGAAGATTGGAGGTAGTCTCAGTTTGCCTGTTATCGATGTGATTTTAAAGGTCAACAGGGGAACCGAAATGACACTGATCATTCCGGAGGATCAATTGGATTATTTGGAGCGTACTGGAGTGGTATTGTTTGTCAACCATCAGGATCCTTATGATATCTTATACAAGAGGGATTCTGAAATTACAGCCCAAGGAATCCAAGGTTTTGACATTAAAGCAAACCTTCAGGTTGATCCTCAGACAGTCATCAATATGATTGTTGACGAAAGGACCAATGACAATTTGAGGATTCAGGGACAAGCTGATCTCAATATGATTATGAACCCCAACGGGGATATTTCCCTTTCGGGAAGATATGAAGTCAAAAGTGGTCATTATGAGCTCAATCTTTTTGGACTGGTAAGCAGGAGGTTTTTACTGGCCGAAGGAAGCACCGTCATTTGGACCGGGAATATGTTGGATGCCAACCTGAATATTACAGCCATTTACAATGTCCGAACTTCACCTGCAGAATTGATGCAGGCACAATTAAGCGGGACAGACACGCAGACCAGAAGTCAGTTTAGGCAGGTTTTGCCGTTTATGGTTTATCTCAAAATCAACGGGGAGATGTTACAACCTGAAATCAGCTTTGAATTGGATATGGCTGAACAGGATCGGGGAGCTTTCGATGGCAATGTTTACTCCATGATTCAGCAGGTAAATCAGAGGGAAGATGAATTGAACAAGCAGGTATTTTCCTTGTTGGTACTCAATCAGTTCTTTCCTATGGTGGGCAATGATGGGTCTTCAGGCGGATCGGTGAATCTGGCAAGATCCAGTGTCAGCCAGATATTGTCCAGTCAACTCAACACATTTTCGGATAGGTTGTTCGGTAATTCGGGATTTTCCGTTGATTTTGATCTGGACTCTTACACAGATTATCAATCAGGAGCAGCCGAAGACAGGACCCAGCTCAATGTGGCTGCAAAGCAAACTCTTATGGATGACAGGTTGGTTATTTCTGTTGGGGGACAGGTGGATGTCGAGGGCGGAAATCAACAGCCTGGTCAGGGCAATGCGGTATTTGGAGATGTGAGTCTGGAATATCTTTTGGATCAAAGGGGCAGATGGAGGGTGAAAACTTTTAGAAAAAACCAGTTTGAATCAGTAATTGATGGACAATTGATAATCACAGGAATCTCTTTCATTTTTAATAAAGAATTCAATTCCTTCACTGAGTTATGGAAAAGGGCAGATCTTGAAAAGTCTGCTTCCGATGACACCAAGGGCAAAGAAGAAAACAAAGAAGAAATAAACGATAAATCTCCTGAGGGAAGATTTGAAGAAGAAAATGAATTAGAAAACTGA
- a CDS encoding GNAT family N-acetyltransferase → MNYIIRPCEEKDLPDLVKLCKAHADYEKSEYSVDGKEQGLREGIFGDPKRLHVWIVEVDGKPEGFTSFTFDFSTWEASSFLYMDCLYLNEICRGKGIGTEIMNRIREVAKEKKCVNIQWQTPEFNAMAIRFYVGLGSVGKQKMRFFMEP, encoded by the coding sequence ATGAATTATATCATCAGACCTTGCGAAGAAAAAGACCTGCCTGATTTAGTCAAATTATGCAAAGCACATGCAGATTATGAAAAATCAGAATATTCGGTAGATGGAAAAGAACAAGGGCTAAGAGAGGGTATTTTTGGTGACCCAAAAAGACTACATGTTTGGATTGTGGAAGTTGATGGAAAACCAGAGGGTTTTACCTCTTTCACTTTTGATTTTTCGACATGGGAAGCTTCCTCTTTCCTGTATATGGATTGCTTGTACCTTAATGAGATCTGCCGCGGAAAAGGCATCGGAACTGAAATCATGAACAGAATCCGGGAAGTTGCCAAAGAAAAAAAATGTGTAAATATCCAATGGCAAACACCTGAATTCAATGCCATGGCCATTAGGTTCTATGTTGGCCTTGGAAGTGTGGGCAAGCAGAAAATGAGATTTTTTATGGAGCCTTAG
- a CDS encoding TonB-dependent receptor encodes MKHRLLISAISLLMLFAQNLYAQAVLRGKIIDDQNLSLPGANVILEGTNKGSVTNQLGDYFIQGIPSGNYTVLVTYLGYISLTKEISLQDGQTLEMRFQMMPGTLEAGEIIVFGDRLKGQARALNQQKTNSNITNIVAADQIGRFPDANIGDAIKRIPGITMQNDQGEARNIIIRGMAPELNSVMINGERVPSAEGDNRRIQMDLIPSDMIQTIEVNKSVLPDMDADAIGGAVNLVTRKAPNGLRLSGTAASGVNFLTNKPIWTSGLIIGDRIAKDKLGVIFSGSYNNHNFGSDNYEAQWAETDDPNNPVVVNSFDIRKYDVQRVRRSASLALDYDINENHSIILNTMYNWRDDWENRYRFRVDRTERPFESGEFTEIENNLFQLRGRTAIQTKGGIDNDRVKNARLEDQRVINTTLSGSHIFNKLKMTWNGTYAKASEDRPNERYITHRGNADVILDIRDPFKVLTTLVNENDALGLGLNEIYESNNNTFEEDLNGRVDFAMPYSANKGIFKFGGRVRSKYKERTDSYDVYDPLVDLGPGGNNLGSLPNSFQNERVFLNGPQYVPGRFVNKEFLGGLDLKNESLFEFEDAVAEYITGNYQASETITAGYVMTDYQFNSKLSGIFGLRLENTNLEYRGYEFDEEEETFNQSATVTDNYSNFMPGAHFKYDISDNRILRLAWANTIARPNYFDLVPFAIFNPENQSLQRGNPNLVPTTSMNFDLMFENYYESVGVFTAGGFYKDVDNFIYQRTQLNVIDPQFGQLIELTQPENGGTANVYGFETSIQRQFDFLPGIWKGLGIFANYTFTDSRTTGIEGREDDELKLPGTARNMFNASLSFETEKIVMRVSVNHASGYLDEVGGSNFEDLYYDRQTFLDVNASYAFTPNWRVFFEANNLTNQPLRYYQGIRARTAQEEYYNIRINFGVKFDLFN; translated from the coding sequence ATGAAACACAGATTACTAATTTCAGCAATTTCCTTGTTGATGCTATTCGCACAGAATTTGTATGCACAGGCAGTTTTAAGAGGCAAAATCATTGACGACCAAAACCTTTCGCTTCCAGGCGCCAATGTGATTTTAGAAGGTACCAACAAAGGTTCTGTTACCAATCAATTAGGGGACTATTTCATTCAGGGAATTCCGTCAGGTAATTACACTGTTCTGGTGACCTATTTGGGTTACATTTCTCTCACAAAAGAAATCAGCTTGCAGGACGGACAGACTCTTGAAATGAGATTTCAGATGATGCCGGGAACTTTGGAAGCTGGTGAGATTATAGTGTTCGGTGACAGGCTTAAAGGTCAGGCCAGGGCATTGAACCAACAAAAAACAAATTCCAATATCACCAATATTGTGGCTGCAGATCAGATCGGAAGATTCCCTGATGCAAATATCGGAGATGCTATCAAAAGGATTCCTGGGATTACCATGCAAAATGATCAAGGGGAAGCAAGAAATATCATCATACGTGGCATGGCTCCGGAATTGAATTCGGTCATGATCAATGGAGAAAGGGTACCTTCGGCCGAAGGAGACAACAGGAGGATACAGATGGACCTGATTCCCTCTGATATGATTCAGACTATTGAAGTGAATAAAAGTGTGCTTCCGGACATGGATGCAGATGCTATCGGTGGCGCAGTAAACCTCGTGACAAGAAAAGCTCCAAACGGGCTTAGGTTATCCGGTACCGCTGCATCAGGAGTAAATTTCTTGACAAATAAACCTATCTGGACTAGTGGTCTGATTATCGGAGACCGGATTGCCAAGGACAAACTAGGAGTGATTTTTTCAGGATCTTACAACAATCACAATTTTGGTTCTGACAATTATGAAGCACAGTGGGCTGAAACTGATGATCCCAATAATCCGGTAGTGGTGAACAGCTTTGATATCCGGAAATATGATGTTCAAAGGGTAAGGCGTTCAGCATCCCTTGCTTTGGACTATGATATCAATGAAAACCATTCAATTATTTTGAATACGATGTACAACTGGAGGGATGACTGGGAAAACAGGTACAGGTTCAGAGTAGACAGGACTGAAAGGCCTTTCGAATCCGGAGAATTTACAGAAATCGAAAACAATCTTTTCCAATTGAGAGGAAGGACTGCTATTCAAACAAAAGGGGGGATTGACAATGACCGGGTAAAAAATGCGAGGCTGGAAGACCAAAGGGTCATCAATACAACTCTTTCGGGAAGCCATATTTTCAATAAACTGAAAATGACCTGGAATGGTACTTATGCCAAAGCTTCTGAGGACAGACCCAACGAGCGTTACATCACCCATAGGGGCAATGCCGACGTGATTTTGGATATCAGGGATCCATTTAAGGTTTTGACTACTTTAGTTAATGAGAATGATGCTTTGGGATTGGGTCTGAATGAAATCTATGAATCCAACAACAATACATTTGAAGAAGACCTCAATGGTAGAGTGGATTTTGCCATGCCATATTCCGCCAACAAGGGTATTTTCAAATTTGGTGGCAGGGTAAGGTCAAAATACAAAGAAAGAACAGATTCCTATGATGTCTACGATCCTCTTGTGGATCTTGGACCTGGAGGAAATAACCTGGGTTCACTGCCAAATTCCTTCCAAAACGAAAGAGTATTTCTAAATGGACCTCAGTATGTTCCTGGAAGGTTTGTCAATAAAGAGTTTTTGGGTGGATTGGATCTTAAAAACGAATCTTTGTTTGAATTTGAGGATGCTGTGGCTGAATATATTACCGGAAACTACCAAGCCTCTGAGACCATTACTGCAGGATATGTAATGACTGATTACCAGTTTAACTCCAAACTCTCAGGTATTTTCGGGTTGAGATTGGAAAACACAAACTTGGAGTACCGTGGATATGAGTTTGATGAAGAAGAGGAGACTTTCAACCAATCTGCGACTGTCACAGATAACTATTCTAACTTTATGCCGGGCGCCCATTTCAAATACGATATCAGCGATAACCGTATCCTAAGATTGGCTTGGGCCAACACCATTGCACGACCAAATTACTTTGACTTGGTTCCGTTTGCCATTTTTAACCCTGAAAACCAATCACTTCAAAGAGGTAATCCAAACTTGGTTCCGACTACTTCAATGAATTTTGATTTGATGTTTGAAAATTATTATGAGTCTGTAGGTGTTTTCACGGCAGGAGGTTTCTACAAGGATGTCGATAATTTTATCTATCAAAGAACCCAATTGAATGTCATTGATCCTCAATTTGGTCAATTGATTGAGCTTACCCAACCTGAAAATGGCGGTACTGCCAATGTTTATGGTTTTGAAACCTCCATCCAAAGACAATTTGATTTTCTTCCGGGAATCTGGAAAGGACTTGGGATTTTTGCCAACTATACCTTTACTGATTCCAGGACAACGGGGATAGAAGGAAGAGAAGATGACGAACTCAAATTGCCCGGAACTGCGAGAAATATGTTCAATGCTTCTTTGTCTTTTGAAACCGAAAAAATTGTAATGAGGGTATCTGTCAATCATGCGAGTGGTTACCTTGATGAAGTCGGGGGATCTAATTTTGAAGATCTCTATTATGACCGTCAGACCTTTCTTGATGTCAATGCCTCTTATGCCTTCACTCCAAATTGGAGGGTGTTTTTTGAAGCAAATAACCTGACCAATCAACCTTTGAGATACTACCAAGGAATCAGAGCTAGGACAGCGCAGGAGGAATACTATAACATCAGAATCAACTTTGGTGTAAAATTCGACCTTTTCAATTAA
- a CDS encoding phytase, with protein sequence MKNKILQSVFGLLVVFSSCGTKDTGQQTQSSLPKIEPLYITEKVIHDTDDPAIWINKADPEKSLIIGTDKDKDGALYVFDLKGKIMDSLVVRGLQRPNNVDVSYGLSFGGEEIDFAVTGERLTSKLRFFKLPGMLEIQEGGIEVYLGELQPDYRDLMGVAVYYDKDNGKHYVIAGRKNGPTDGTYLWQYLIKTDQGQLELELVRKFGQYSGNKEIEAIAVDNELGYIYYSDEGVGVRKYYADPEKGNDELALFATEGFTLDHEGISIYKHEDGTGYILVSDQEANFFHVFPREGSSENPHLHTLIAKLPMSTVSSDGSEVINFNINPEFPKGLFVAMSDDKTFQIYDWRDLENYIMKSK encoded by the coding sequence ATGAAAAATAAAATTTTACAGTCTGTTTTCGGTTTGCTGGTTGTTTTTTCTTCCTGTGGCACTAAAGATACAGGACAACAAACTCAGTCATCTTTACCCAAGATCGAACCTCTTTATATCACTGAAAAGGTGATTCATGATACTGATGATCCTGCTATTTGGATCAATAAAGCTGATCCGGAAAAAAGCTTAATAATAGGTACTGATAAAGATAAAGATGGTGCCTTATATGTGTTTGATCTAAAAGGAAAGATCATGGATTCTTTGGTGGTGAGAGGTTTGCAGCGACCAAATAATGTTGATGTTTCGTATGGTTTGAGTTTTGGTGGAGAAGAAATTGATTTTGCAGTTACTGGTGAGAGGCTTACCTCAAAGCTGAGATTTTTCAAACTGCCCGGGATGTTAGAAATTCAGGAAGGTGGGATTGAAGTATATCTTGGGGAATTGCAGCCTGATTACCGTGACCTCATGGGTGTTGCTGTCTACTATGATAAAGACAATGGGAAGCATTATGTGATAGCAGGCAGAAAAAATGGCCCAACAGATGGTACCTATCTGTGGCAATATCTTATCAAGACCGATCAGGGGCAATTGGAACTTGAACTGGTTCGGAAATTCGGTCAATACAGTGGGAACAAGGAGATTGAAGCCATTGCTGTTGACAATGAACTAGGATATATCTATTACAGTGATGAGGGAGTAGGGGTGAGGAAGTATTATGCCGACCCGGAGAAAGGAAATGATGAGCTTGCACTTTTTGCAACAGAAGGTTTCACTTTGGACCATGAAGGGATTTCCATTTATAAGCATGAAGATGGAACAGGATACATTCTCGTTTCAGATCAGGAAGCAAATTTTTTTCATGTATTTCCAAGAGAGGGATCCTCAGAAAATCCTCATTTACATACCCTTATAGCCAAGCTTCCCATGTCCACAGTTTCCAGTGATGGTTCTGAGGTGATCAATTTCAATATCAATCCAGAATTTCCAAAAGGGCTGTTTGTGGCGATGTCAGATGACAAGACTTTCCAGATCTACGACTGGAGAGATCTGGAAAACTATATCATGAAATCAAAATAA
- a CDS encoding tetratricopeptide repeat protein, translated as MKSKLVLLLLVYLFPFQKSFSLQIGEQKDSIEYFFVKAESPIISDSDSSFIFAVKALERSKDLGDNLLLAKSHHLMGRLLFFKGIYSESASNLLIAEDLLQNAEDYSLMIDNYNLRGRIAYKTQNLDSAVSMHQKSLDLSVKIKDEKRQAISMGLLGGIYEKKQDFQTALVHQWTALSIFGKLGIDDLSAEFNENLGSIYEDLGNFDSASFYFQKAFELNVKAGDSLNLISIINNLGDILRKKGQTEEGLSKSSIALDLSRRLDQPYEESSALRDIAKSYFDLKEFPMAYQYLDSSRTVHQEMFSKETATQLALMDELFQMKLKDRKIYELQQKKKFDEKIQILFIVLILLLIGFSWLVINKKNIQSKVRLQLMEREKEIMLTQQKLIETELLHIQLKDQTLRNELELNTKSLTAQTLHVIDKNKMLEGIKHKLQDSLDKDAREQKKNIRNLIKLIEFNFVQDTDWDDFKKNFEKVHEGFFQKLNSKSKDLTPSELRLASLMRMNLSSKDIASTLNISQDSLRISRYRLRKKLALEKGESLQQFILCI; from the coding sequence ATGAAGTCAAAGTTGGTCTTATTACTGTTGGTTTATTTGTTTCCTTTTCAAAAATCGTTTTCACTTCAAATAGGGGAACAAAAGGACAGCATTGAATATTTTTTTGTAAAAGCAGAAAGCCCCATCATTTCGGATTCTGACTCCAGCTTTATTTTTGCAGTAAAAGCACTTGAGAGGAGTAAGGATTTAGGAGATAACTTACTTTTGGCCAAATCCCATCACTTAATGGGTAGGCTGTTATTTTTTAAAGGAATTTATTCTGAATCAGCCTCAAACCTACTGATTGCAGAAGATTTATTGCAAAATGCAGAAGACTATTCACTCATGATTGATAATTATAATTTAAGAGGAAGAATTGCATACAAGACCCAAAATTTGGACAGTGCCGTTTCGATGCATCAAAAAAGCCTTGACCTTTCTGTGAAAATCAAAGATGAAAAAAGGCAGGCGATTTCTATGGGTTTATTGGGAGGGATTTATGAAAAGAAACAGGATTTTCAAACTGCTTTGGTTCATCAGTGGACTGCCCTTTCTATTTTCGGAAAACTGGGAATAGATGATTTAAGCGCGGAATTCAATGAGAATCTGGGAAGTATATATGAGGATTTGGGAAATTTTGACTCAGCATCTTTTTATTTTCAAAAAGCATTTGAATTGAATGTTAAAGCCGGGGATAGCTTAAATCTGATCAGCATCATAAATAATTTGGGGGATATATTGAGAAAAAAAGGCCAAACCGAAGAAGGACTCTCAAAATCCAGCATTGCACTTGACCTCAGTCGTAGGTTGGACCAACCTTATGAAGAAAGCAGTGCCCTTAGAGATATAGCCAAAAGTTATTTCGATCTTAAGGAATTTCCAATGGCATATCAGTATCTGGATAGTAGCAGAACAGTACACCAGGAAATGTTTAGCAAAGAAACTGCTACCCAATTGGCATTGATGGATGAACTTTTTCAGATGAAATTAAAGGATCGAAAAATCTATGAATTGCAGCAGAAGAAAAAGTTTGATGAAAAAATCCAGATACTTTTTATTGTTTTAATACTTTTACTTATAGGGTTTAGTTGGCTGGTAATCAACAAAAAGAATATCCAATCAAAAGTGAGATTGCAATTGATGGAAAGGGAAAAAGAAATAATGCTGACGCAACAAAAGTTAATAGAAACAGAACTTTTGCATATACAGTTGAAAGACCAAACCCTGAGAAATGAACTTGAGTTGAATACCAAATCCCTTACTGCCCAAACTTTGCATGTCATCGACAAAAATAAGATGCTGGAAGGTATCAAGCATAAGCTTCAAGATTCACTGGATAAAGACGCAAGGGAGCAAAAAAAGAATATCAGAAACTTGATAAAACTGATAGAGTTCAATTTTGTGCAGGATACAGATTGGGACGATTTCAAAAAAAACTTCGAAAAAGTACATGAAGGTTTTTTTCAAAAGCTGAACAGCAAATCAAAGGATTTGACTCCATCGGAACTTCGATTGGCTTCATTGATGCGAATGAATCTTAGTTCGAAAGACATTGCATCTACCTTGAATATTTCACAGGATAGTCTTAGGATTTCCCGATATAGATTAAGGAAAAAATTAGCTCTCGAAAAAGGGGAAAGTTTACAGCAATTTATTCTTTGTATATAG